A window from Desulfuromonadaceae bacterium encodes these proteins:
- a CDS encoding peptide-binding protein: MHRFMVIFIMGTLFIAGCDRQSVPVQRTAEDKPAFGDTFIEASIGEPSNLLPVLSSDSASADINGLIYNGLVRYDKELKIEGDLAESWEISADQRTITFHLRKGVLWHDGTPFTSADVLFTYRMFIDPATPTAYAERYRQVTRAEAPDPGTFRVSYDQPYAPALISWGVAIHPQHLLAGHDITTSRLSRAPIGTGPYRFKEWVSGEKLVLEANPDYFEKPPYIKRIVYRLIPDLSTQFLELQSGGLDFMGLTPMQYQTQTDTPAFSRNFNKFRYLSFGYTYLGYNLRNPLFQDKRVRQALSHAINKDEIVDGVLLGLGRPATGPYKPDSWVYNERVKHYPYDPVMARKLLAEAGWTDTDSDGIVDHDGKPFTFTIITNQGNDLRVKTGEIIQRRFREIGVDVKLRVIEWASFLQEFINPGNFDATILGWSGTPEPDQYNIWHSSKTGPRELNFIGFKDDDVDDMLEKGRRTFDLVERKKYYDRFQEILAEEQPYTFLYIAEALPVVAKRFRGINAAPAGIRHNFIRWYVPAAEQKYSR, from the coding sequence ATGCACCGGTTTATGGTTATTTTTATCATGGGTACACTATTTATTGCGGGCTGTGATCGTCAGTCGGTGCCTGTCCAGCGCACGGCTGAAGATAAACCGGCGTTCGGTGACACGTTTATCGAGGCATCTATCGGCGAACCGAGCAACCTTCTGCCGGTGCTGTCCTCCGACTCTGCATCGGCTGACATTAACGGGTTGATTTATAATGGCCTGGTTCGTTATGACAAGGAGCTGAAGATCGAGGGAGACCTGGCGGAATCATGGGAGATTTCAGCAGACCAGAGAACGATCACATTTCATTTGCGAAAGGGGGTATTGTGGCATGACGGGACACCTTTTACGTCCGCTGATGTTCTCTTTACCTACCGCATGTTCATTGATCCGGCCACGCCCACCGCTTATGCCGAGCGCTATCGCCAGGTAACCAGGGCTGAAGCACCTGACCCCGGCACCTTTCGTGTCAGCTATGATCAACCCTATGCTCCGGCGCTGATCAGTTGGGGGGTGGCTATTCATCCGCAACATTTGCTCGCAGGACATGACATTACGACGAGTCGTTTGTCGCGTGCTCCGATCGGTACTGGCCCTTATCGGTTTAAAGAGTGGGTGAGTGGTGAAAAGCTTGTCCTTGAGGCGAATCCTGACTACTTTGAGAAACCACCCTACATAAAACGCATCGTTTATCGTTTGATCCCTGATTTGTCGACACAATTTCTGGAACTGCAATCAGGAGGGCTGGACTTCATGGGGTTGACGCCGATGCAGTATCAAACGCAGACCGATACCCCGGCATTTTCGCGCAACTTTAATAAATTTCGTTATCTTTCATTTGGCTATACGTATCTCGGCTACAATCTGCGTAACCCGCTCTTTCAGGATAAACGGGTGCGTCAGGCGTTGTCGCACGCGATCAACAAGGACGAAATTGTTGACGGCGTCCTGCTTGGTCTCGGTCGCCCGGCAACCGGGCCCTACAAACCGGACTCATGGGTCTATAACGAGCGGGTGAAGCACTATCCTTATGATCCGGTGATGGCCAGGAAGCTGTTGGCGGAAGCTGGCTGGACGGACACCGATAGCGACGGAATCGTTGATCATGATGGAAAACCGTTCACTTTTACGATCATCACCAATCAGGGGAATGATCTGCGTGTCAAAACGGGAGAGATCATTCAGCGGCGCTTTCGTGAAATTGGTGTCGACGTCAAGTTGCGGGTCATTGAGTGGGCCTCGTTTCTGCAGGAATTTATTAATCCGGGAAACTTCGACGCGACGATTCTCGGCTGGTCCGGAACACCTGAACCTGATCAGTACAACATCTGGCATTCAAGCAAGACTGGCCCGCGTGAATTAAATTTTATCGGGTTTAAAGATGATGATGTCGATGACATGCTGGAAAAAGGGCGGCGTACTTTCGATTTGGTCGAACGCAAAAAATATTATGATCGTTTTCAGGAAATTTTGGCTGAAGAGCAACCGTATACTTTTCTTTATATTGCTGAAGCGTTACCCGTTGTTGCCAAGCGTTTTCGAGGGATAAACGCGGCGCCTGCCGGTATCAGACATAACTTTATTCGCTGGTACGTTCCCGCCGCCGAGCAAAAGTACTCTCGATAG
- a CDS encoding DUF4292 domain-containing protein encodes MMRYWYGMFTLLVVFVGGLLGGCSSLFSTSGTPAFEQDLLQEDFAKYFTTFSSVTGLADIRITMGDKSISGNHALFAESPDKLRAELYSLFGRPVYILVNDGESLSYFLPAENRYFKSPASVESFYRLTHMPLAGSDFVALLLGRLPSIGRAAFHAEIDADGHHVVTLSGDSLSQELRFNQQKMLTAGRLWRGDQILLTVEYSAFTAEGFASVIHLKFPAAQSSVLIEFDSPTVNGIIPAQRFELDVPESAVKFELNDI; translated from the coding sequence ATGATGCGTTATTGGTACGGCATGTTCACTCTTCTGGTGGTGTTTGTCGGCGGGCTTCTGGGCGGATGTTCATCACTGTTTTCGACATCTGGAACACCAGCTTTTGAACAAGATCTCCTGCAAGAGGATTTTGCAAAATACTTCACGACCTTCTCATCCGTTACCGGTCTGGCGGATATCAGGATCACGATGGGTGACAAGAGCATCAGCGGCAATCATGCCCTGTTTGCTGAATCTCCCGATAAATTAAGAGCTGAACTTTACAGTTTGTTCGGACGCCCGGTCTATATTCTGGTGAACGACGGGGAGTCGCTCAGCTATTTTCTCCCCGCTGAAAATCGTTATTTCAAAAGTCCCGCCTCGGTTGAAAGTTTTTATCGTTTGACGCACATGCCTCTTGCCGGAAGCGATTTTGTCGCGCTGTTGCTGGGACGTTTGCCGTCGATCGGTCGTGCGGCGTTTCACGCGGAGATTGATGCTGACGGTCATCACGTAGTGACTTTGTCCGGTGACAGTTTGTCACAGGAGTTACGCTTTAATCAGCAGAAAATGCTGACTGCCGGGCGCTTGTGGCGCGGGGACCAGATACTGTTGACGGTCGAATATTCCGCTTTTACGGCGGAAGGCTTTGCATCCGTTATTCATCTCAAATTTCCGGCTGCCCAAAGTAGTGTGCTGATAGAATTTGATTCGCCGACCGTGAATGGCATCATTCCCGCGCAACGTTTTGAATTGGATGTTCCTGAAAGTGCGGTTAAATTCGAACTGAACGATATTTGA
- a CDS encoding tetratricopeptide repeat protein, which translates to MSGCALPLIDGGHSADTVVADRYHSVFDAPESKSLYFYGRARLQLARGDLSAAFSSMQQAVDAAPESIYLRRFFIELALRSEAYPAALEAAEIVDQLDPDNLETLWQLGTLAFRTGHYQDAVRYFERLVILSPEIEKPYIHLALAYDKQENFSAAEATLRRLLELHPATLTGRMVLARILLKENSPAAAERMLREILTDQPDYEPAVIDLAMMLNERGEFAAAKRLLNTAIKATDDSTTLRRKLIDLYIERNLRTEAKRELKLLLVADPLDLEAHRKLGLLEIEDGHYQAAAASFATILAVNPDLTEIRYYYGSALERDERYGEALDAFASIPENSSLYLDSLYHRGFLYHMLQQRDAAIATFREIIAHHEARAEVYSALASVYENEADYSVAIGILGQGLERFPATVDLLYHQGVVLEQMKQRDRAREVMQQVLLVEPKHADALNYVAYSYAEEGIMLEEALRMAQEAYALNQGAHIADTIGWIYFKLGRLEEARGALEKVMLELPDDMVVTEHLADICRAMGDGDSARALYEKIIARVPAETKRIRQKMEALP; encoded by the coding sequence TTGTCCGGCTGTGCTCTCCCCCTGATTGATGGTGGACATTCTGCTGATACCGTTGTTGCCGACAGGTATCACTCTGTTTTTGATGCACCTGAGTCGAAGAGCCTTTATTTTTATGGCCGGGCTCGGCTGCAACTTGCCCGTGGCGACTTGTCAGCCGCGTTCAGTTCGATGCAACAGGCCGTGGACGCCGCTCCAGAGTCAATTTATCTGCGCAGGTTTTTTATTGAATTGGCACTTCGCAGCGAAGCTTATCCAGCCGCCCTGGAGGCAGCGGAAATTGTCGATCAACTGGACCCCGACAACCTCGAAACCTTATGGCAACTAGGTACGCTTGCTTTTCGAACCGGTCATTATCAAGACGCGGTACGTTACTTTGAGCGCCTGGTGATCTTGTCCCCTGAGATCGAAAAGCCTTATATTCATCTCGCCCTTGCTTATGACAAACAGGAAAACTTTTCAGCGGCTGAAGCCACTTTGCGCCGTCTGCTCGAATTACATCCTGCTACCCTGACCGGACGCATGGTCCTGGCGCGAATCCTTTTGAAAGAAAATTCGCCAGCTGCGGCGGAAAGGATGCTGCGCGAAATTTTAACGGATCAGCCCGATTACGAACCGGCGGTTATTGATCTGGCTATGATGTTGAATGAGCGCGGGGAATTTGCTGCTGCCAAGAGACTGTTAAACACGGCAATCAAAGCTACAGACGACAGCACCACCTTGCGGCGGAAACTGATAGACCTCTACATTGAACGAAATTTACGCACTGAGGCGAAAAGAGAATTGAAATTACTGCTTGTCGCAGACCCGCTTGATCTTGAGGCGCATCGAAAACTTGGTCTGCTGGAAATTGAGGACGGTCATTATCAGGCTGCGGCGGCTTCGTTTGCAACCATTCTTGCAGTTAATCCCGATTTGACTGAAATTCGTTACTATTACGGGTCGGCGCTTGAACGAGACGAACGTTACGGTGAGGCGCTTGACGCATTTGCTTCGATTCCGGAAAACTCGTCTCTTTATCTTGATTCACTCTATCACCGGGGATTCCTTTATCATATGTTGCAGCAGCGCGATGCTGCCATTGCGACTTTCCGGGAGATTATTGCTCACCACGAGGCGAGAGCTGAAGTCTATTCAGCTCTCGCCTCAGTGTATGAAAACGAGGCAGATTATTCTGTCGCAATCGGCATTCTCGGTCAGGGGTTGGAACGTTTCCCCGCAACGGTAGATCTGCTTTATCACCAGGGGGTTGTGCTGGAACAGATGAAGCAGCGTGATCGGGCGCGTGAGGTGATGCAACAAGTGCTCCTCGTTGAGCCAAAACATGCGGATGCACTCAATTACGTTGCCTACTCTTATGCTGAAGAAGGGATCATGCTCGAAGAAGCGTTGCGGATGGCACAAGAGGCCTATGCCTTGAATCAGGGAGCACATATTGCCGACACGATAGGATGGATTTATTTCAAGTTGGGACGCCTCGAAGAAGCGCGAGGTGCATTGGAAAAAGTCATGCTTGAACTTCCTGATGACATGGTTGTCACTGAACATCTTGCCGATATTTGTCGGGCAATGGGGGACGGGGATAGCGCGCGAGCTCTCTACGAGAAAATTATTGCGCGTGTCCCCGCCGAGACAAAACGTATCCGGCAGAAGATGGAGGCACTCCCCTGA
- a CDS encoding SpoIIE family protein phosphatase — protein sequence MIPTGIVTTITFLYFVLLFSVAYYADQRRKSGRSLISNPNIYALSLAVYCSSWTFYGSVGRAATSGLDFIAIYVGPTLIAFSWWFLLRKMVRISKEQNIVTIADFISSRYGKSVFLGVVVTIFAIVGITPYIALQLKAIAHTFNLIALSSHSAVDDYALQFPTFIDTALFAAIILGVFGVLFGARSLDATDRHEGLVAAVAFESLVKLVAFLSVGIFVTYGIFDGFGDIFSRFLERFPERADLLLLNTEKVPYSTWFTLTFVSMMAFMFLPRQFHIMVIENSQEDHIKSAMWQFPTYLFLINLFVIPIALGGLLLFGGDNSAADYFVISIPLQANHPWLALFVFIGGFSAAAGMVMISSVSLATMILNHLVMPIILRIPSLANKNLSRILINIKRSAIMAVVLIGYIYYKIIGDSYALVNIGLISFIAATQFAPAMIGGIYWRQSTRFGASVGMIAGFTIWFYTLLIPAFCRSNWLPNDIIDHGLFGITLLKPLELFGLSGFDMWTHSLFWTLFFNLGCYLTISLLSTPSATEREQVHKFVDVFSTRVPQIERKRFNKAPSLLEFVELMAKFIGEKQAHAAISEYLGDRDIDEKGSVSENELLTLKSFAERTLAGSVGAAPARIIIDNYLVTRGSTMEDVFDIFGSVTLSRTSSREQLSVLYESARAVSGGDNLNEILDNILHILRQQFKFDLCTIRLLDEDRSLLTVIAQDGMSTEHFDNADRDLTMNNYVGATFLTNKETVINDVELMKRSQFIGIIQREGIKSFAHMPITIEGQPIGVLSVFSKSVKGIFTPEFIELFHSLAVQIGIAKRNADQTEHLIAAHEQQKELQIAKTIQLGLLPLKAPDIAGIDLAGICVPARQVGGDYYDILPTDRDTIDLVIADVSGHNVGAALIMAETRTFIHSKINENYPLSVMLNQLNEFFHDDLSRAELFVTMFYLRYVHGRRTLTYTNAGHNKPLLWRKATEACEHLDTEGMILGIKRNVVFEEHQTVMQPGDTLLLYTDGIVEAENSQGDFFGIERLSALLNEHHTLQAQQMIDTIMQQVRLFTGLHSFVDDISLLIMKVTD from the coding sequence ATGATTCCAACTGGCATAGTCACTACAATCACTTTTTTGTATTTTGTGCTGCTCTTCTCGGTCGCCTACTACGCGGACCAGCGCCGCAAGAGCGGTCGCAGCCTGATCTCAAACCCCAACATCTACGCCCTTTCGCTGGCGGTTTACTGCTCGTCCTGGACCTTCTATGGCAGTGTTGGCCGGGCCGCAACCAGCGGTCTTGATTTCATTGCCATTTATGTCGGACCAACGCTGATAGCGTTCTCCTGGTGGTTTCTGCTACGCAAAATGGTGCGCATCAGTAAAGAACAAAATATCGTCACCATCGCCGACTTTATCTCCAGCCGTTACGGAAAATCTGTTTTTCTTGGTGTGGTTGTTACAATCTTCGCGATTGTCGGCATTACCCCCTACATTGCCCTGCAACTAAAGGCCATTGCCCACACCTTCAACCTGATCGCGTTATCTTCCCATTCAGCAGTTGACGACTATGCACTCCAATTTCCGACTTTCATCGATACCGCCTTGTTCGCAGCCATCATCCTTGGCGTGTTCGGCGTCCTGTTTGGAGCCCGAAGTCTTGATGCCACGGATCGTCACGAGGGGCTGGTCGCGGCGGTTGCGTTCGAATCACTGGTTAAACTGGTGGCCTTTTTGTCTGTCGGTATTTTTGTCACTTACGGGATATTTGACGGGTTCGGGGATATTTTCAGTCGTTTTCTTGAACGCTTTCCAGAACGCGCCGACCTGCTTTTGTTGAATACCGAAAAGGTCCCCTACTCAACCTGGTTCACCCTGACCTTTGTCTCAATGATGGCCTTCATGTTCCTGCCCCGCCAGTTCCATATTATGGTCATCGAAAATTCACAGGAAGACCACATCAAATCGGCCATGTGGCAATTCCCGACCTATCTCTTTCTGATCAATCTTTTTGTGATTCCGATTGCGCTGGGCGGTTTGCTCCTGTTTGGCGGAGACAACTCAGCGGCAGACTACTTCGTGATTTCCATTCCGTTGCAGGCCAATCACCCATGGCTGGCACTCTTCGTCTTCATCGGCGGATTTTCCGCGGCAGCGGGAATGGTCATGATTTCTTCAGTATCCCTCGCCACGATGATTCTCAACCATCTGGTCATGCCGATTATCTTGCGGATTCCGTCCCTGGCGAACAAGAACCTTTCGCGCATCTTGATCAATATCAAGCGCAGTGCAATCATGGCCGTTGTCCTGATCGGTTACATCTATTACAAAATCATCGGCGACTCCTACGCACTGGTCAATATCGGCCTGATCTCTTTTATTGCCGCAACCCAGTTTGCCCCGGCGATGATCGGCGGTATCTATTGGCGGCAGTCGACCCGATTTGGAGCAAGTGTCGGCATGATTGCGGGATTTACTATCTGGTTCTATACCTTGCTGATCCCGGCATTCTGTCGCTCAAACTGGTTGCCGAATGATATCATCGACCATGGATTATTTGGCATCACCTTGCTCAAACCGCTTGAGTTATTTGGCCTGAGCGGTTTTGATATGTGGACCCATTCTCTTTTCTGGACGTTGTTTTTTAATCTCGGGTGTTATCTGACCATTTCATTACTATCCACTCCGAGTGCGACCGAAAGAGAACAAGTCCATAAATTCGTTGATGTTTTTTCAACCCGTGTTCCCCAAATTGAACGTAAACGTTTCAACAAAGCCCCCTCCCTGCTCGAATTTGTCGAATTAATGGCCAAATTTATCGGTGAGAAACAAGCTCATGCAGCGATCTCCGAGTATCTTGGCGATCGTGACATTGACGAAAAAGGCAGCGTTTCCGAGAATGAGTTATTAACCCTGAAAAGCTTTGCCGAACGCACGTTAGCCGGGTCCGTCGGTGCCGCACCGGCCAGAATCATCATTGACAACTACCTTGTCACCCGGGGCAGTACCATGGAAGACGTCTTCGATATTTTTGGCTCGGTCACGCTCAGCCGTACCAGTAGCCGGGAGCAACTCAGTGTTCTCTACGAGTCCGCCCGTGCGGTTTCCGGGGGCGACAACTTAAATGAAATCCTCGACAACATTTTACATATATTGCGCCAGCAGTTTAAATTTGACCTGTGTACGATCCGGCTGTTGGACGAAGACCGTTCACTGCTGACCGTCATCGCCCAGGATGGCATGAGCACCGAGCATTTCGATAACGCGGACCGTGATTTGACGATGAACAATTATGTCGGTGCAACCTTCTTGACGAATAAGGAAACCGTCATCAACGATGTCGAGTTGATGAAACGATCACAATTTATCGGCATTATCCAGCGTGAAGGTATCAAATCGTTTGCCCACATGCCGATTACCATTGAAGGCCAGCCGATCGGCGTCCTTTCAGTTTTTTCAAAAAGTGTCAAAGGAATATTCACTCCCGAGTTTATCGAACTCTTCCACAGCCTCGCCGTACAGATTGGTATCGCCAAACGCAATGCGGATCAAACCGAACACCTCATTGCCGCACATGAACAGCAAAAAGAGCTGCAGATCGCCAAAACAATTCAACTCGGGCTACTCCCCTTAAAGGCCCCTGACATTGCAGGAATTGACCTTGCCGGTATCTGCGTGCCCGCCCGTCAGGTGGGGGGGGATTACTACGATATCCTCCCTACTGACCGTGATACTATTGACCTGGTGATTGCTGACGTTTCGGGTCATAATGTCGGTGCGGCACTGATCATGGCGGAAACCAGAACATTCATTCATTCTAAAATCAATGAGAATTACCCCTTGTCGGTCATGCTTAATCAGCTGAACGAATTTTTTCATGATGATTTGTCCCGCGCCGAACTGTTTGTTACCATGTTTTACCTTCGTTATGTCCATGGCAGGAGAACCCTGACCTACACCAACGCCGGGCACAACAAGCCTCTGCTCTGGAGAAAAGCCACTGAAGCATGCGAACACCTTGATACCGAAGGAATGATCCTGGGGATCAAGAGAAATGTTGTTTTTGAAGAACATCAGACCGTCATGCAGCCGGGAGACACCCTCCTCCTCTACACAGACGGAATTGTTGAAGCAGAAAACTCACAAGGGGATTTCTTTGGTATCGAAAGACTGAGCGCACTGCTCAATGAGCACCATACCTTACAGGCACAACAAATGATTGATACGATTATGCAACAGGTCAGACTTTTTACCGGGCTGCATTCTTTTGTAGATGACATCTCTCTCTTGATTATGAAAGTTACAGACTGA
- a CDS encoding STAS domain-containing protein codes for MELILDEKNGIVTITVEEERLDAHNSGELKTRMTSLFEDEKSNIIVNLKAVRFVDSSGLGALVSGFKNASARNGSLKLCGLQPQVKSMFELTRLHRVFEIFTDSEEAFSSF; via the coding sequence ATGGAACTGATTCTTGACGAAAAAAACGGCATCGTCACCATCACCGTAGAAGAGGAACGCCTTGATGCACACAACAGTGGCGAACTGAAAACCAGAATGACCAGCCTGTTCGAGGATGAGAAAAGTAACATCATTGTCAACCTCAAGGCTGTTCGTTTTGTTGATTCTTCAGGGCTTGGTGCCCTGGTATCAGGCTTTAAAAACGCGAGTGCGCGCAATGGCAGCCTGAAGCTCTGCGGACTACAGCCACAGGTTAAATCGATGTTCGAATTGACCCGGCTGCATCGAGTCTTTGAAATATTCACCGACAGTGAAGAAGCCTTCAGCAGTTTCTGA
- a CDS encoding ATP-binding protein — protein sequence MRERIDIDIKVPNQTRYLSLIGKIGEDVARTIKRFDGDREKLAYNVNVVLTEAMANAILHANRDAPDPEVHVRISVFERVLTIEVFDQGQGFDIDALPAHNPDSCHESGRGIYIMRSLMDRISYKKSKNGYVLVMVKSLSA from the coding sequence ATGCGTGAACGTATCGACATTGACATCAAGGTGCCAAATCAGACCCGCTATTTAAGCTTGATCGGGAAGATTGGTGAGGATGTGGCACGCACCATCAAAAGATTCGATGGTGACAGGGAGAAGCTCGCCTACAATGTCAACGTCGTACTAACCGAGGCAATGGCAAACGCCATTCTCCACGCCAACCGGGATGCACCGGATCCCGAAGTACACGTCCGGATATCAGTTTTTGAGCGGGTGTTGACCATTGAGGTGTTTGATCAGGGGCAGGGGTTTGATATCGACGCACTGCCCGCCCATAACCCGGACAGTTGTCATGAGTCAGGGCGCGGTATTTATATTATGCGCTCCCTCATGGATCGTATCAGCTATAAAAAGTCGAAGAACGGCTATGTGCTCGTCATGGTCAAATCGCTCTCTGCCTGA
- a CDS encoding HAD family hydrolase, which translates to MPVTRGVVFDCDGVLFESRAANLAYYNTVLEYFGVAPVQADEEDRQRAYLCHTAASPVVFAELLGQERVSAALDFAATLGFRQFMPFMQLEPGIEEALITLTKRFRLAVATNRGTSMHEILEHFALRHYFSAVVTSRDVARPKPCPDMLQLVSRQLGIDPDELVFVGDSHLDQLAAQRAKIRFVGYQTSFPGECCVTHHKELAPLIGCWL; encoded by the coding sequence ATGCCGGTGACGCGTGGTGTAGTCTTCGATTGCGACGGCGTTTTGTTTGAAAGTCGTGCCGCCAATCTTGCTTACTATAATACTGTTCTGGAATATTTTGGCGTCGCCCCGGTCCAGGCTGATGAAGAAGACCGGCAACGCGCCTACCTTTGTCATACGGCTGCAAGCCCGGTCGTTTTTGCGGAATTGCTCGGTCAGGAGCGGGTTTCCGCCGCACTTGATTTCGCAGCGACACTCGGTTTTCGGCAATTTATGCCGTTCATGCAGCTGGAGCCGGGGATTGAAGAGGCGTTGATCACATTGACGAAGCGGTTTCGGTTGGCTGTAGCAACTAATCGCGGCACGAGTATGCATGAAATTCTCGAACATTTTGCGTTACGACACTATTTTTCAGCTGTGGTTACCAGCCGCGATGTTGCCCGGCCCAAACCTTGCCCCGATATGTTGCAGCTGGTTTCACGACAACTGGGAATCGACCCGGATGAACTTGTGTTTGTTGGTGATTCACACCTCGATCAACTCGCTGCGCAACGTGCAAAGATTCGTTTTGTCGGGTATCAGACCAGTTTCCCCGGCGAATGTTGTGTCACTCACCATAAAGAGCTTGCGCCATTGATTGGTTGTTGGTTGTGA
- the lgt gene encoding prolipoprotein diacylglyceryl transferase has translation MLSYPHFDPIIFRLGPLAVRWYGLMYLCGFIGGYLYINYLVRLRHFALSKDDVGDLIFQCVIGVVVGGRLGYVLFYNLSYFLANPLSMFAVWEGGMSFHGGFLGVFVAGMIFCWRRKLSRLMVGDLLAGAAPIGLFFGRIGNFINAELWGRTTTVTWGMIFPGAGPLPRHPSQLYEAFFEGVFLFLLLWWFHRRHFPLGFVCFAFLFGYGLCRFGIEYFRQPDAHLGLLAAGLSMGQWLSLPMMLTGVAGIYYVCQRGAKQCR, from the coding sequence ATGCTTTCCTATCCACACTTTGATCCGATAATTTTTCGCCTCGGTCCATTGGCTGTTCGCTGGTACGGTCTGATGTACTTGTGCGGTTTTATCGGTGGGTACCTCTACATAAACTATCTGGTTCGCTTGCGTCATTTTGCGCTGTCCAAAGATGATGTCGGGGATCTCATCTTTCAATGTGTCATTGGTGTTGTTGTCGGTGGTCGGCTTGGTTATGTGCTGTTCTACAATTTGTCTTATTTTTTGGCTAATCCGCTGAGCATGTTTGCGGTATGGGAAGGGGGCATGAGCTTTCATGGAGGTTTTCTCGGGGTTTTTGTTGCCGGGATGATCTTTTGCTGGCGGCGCAAGTTGTCGCGGTTGATGGTCGGTGATCTGCTCGCTGGTGCGGCACCGATTGGCCTGTTTTTCGGGCGCATCGGAAATTTTATTAATGCTGAATTATGGGGAAGAACAACCACGGTTACATGGGGGATGATTTTCCCTGGGGCAGGGCCGCTACCGCGACACCCCAGTCAATTGTATGAAGCATTTTTTGAAGGGGTGTTCCTCTTTCTCCTGCTGTGGTGGTTTCATCGCCGCCATTTCCCGCTGGGTTTCGTTTGTTTCGCGTTCCTTTTCGGGTATGGGTTATGCCGCTTCGGAATAGAATATTTTCGCCAGCCGGATGCTCATCTGGGGCTCCTTGCTGCAGGATTGAGTATGGGGCAGTGGTTGTCTTTGCCGATGATGCTGACAGGTGTTGCCGGAATTTATTACGTCTGTCAACGCGGAGCGAAACAATGCCGGTGA